A stretch of the Opisthocomus hoazin isolate bOpiHoa1 chromosome 2, bOpiHoa1.hap1, whole genome shotgun sequence genome encodes the following:
- the TMEM17 gene encoding transmembrane protein 17 isoform X1, whose product MSLPEPLRRRLGSFSRTVFTDGYRSGPRDPGDRADNEILSSLPLQMSLYFNVYFFPFWWLSTVVTLHLKYPVLSDYYKFILVTVMILASLIEVIRLYLGYMGNLQEKVPELAGFWLLTLLLQLPIILFLLFNEGLKIQPLERAVHIVFALFLAFQVIAAFFTLKRMVNKLAVHFRLNNRLEEHPVPDFYSLGKEERAVSVAGRGPGAGWGSPTAGLRS is encoded by the exons ATGTCGCTGCCCGAGCCTCTGAGGCGGCGGCTGGGCTCCTTCAGCCGCACCGTCTTCACCGACGGCTACCGCAGCGGCCCGCGGGACCCGGGCGACCGCGCAG ACAATGAAATACTTTCCAGTTTACCACTGCAGATGTCCCTCTATTTCAACGTTTATTTCTTCCCATTTTGGTGGCTCAGCACCGTTGTCACACTCCATCTAAAG TATCCAGTCTTGTCAGATTACTATAAGTTCATCCTGGTCACAGTCATGATCCTAGCCTCTCTAATAGAGGTCATTCGACTCTACCTGGGATACATGGGCAATCTGCAGGAGAAG GTTCCTGAGCTGGCTGGGTTTTGGCtcctgactctcctcctgcagttGCCTATAATTCTCTTCCTCCTATTTAATGAAGGTCTGAAAATTCAGCCACTGGAGCGAGCAGTCCATATTGTCTTTGCCCTCTTCCTTGCCTTCCAAGTCATTGCAGCCTTTTTCACCCTGAAAAGAATGGTGAACAAACTGGCAGTTCACTTCCGCCTTAATAACCGCCTGGAGGAACATCCTGTGCCTGATTTTTACAGCCTGGGTAAAGAGGAGAGAGCAGTTTCAGTGGCTGGTAGGGgccctggtgctggctggggatCACCCACTGCAGGCCTGAGAAGCTAA
- the TMEM17 gene encoding transmembrane protein 17 isoform X2, which produces MWLDWKQGCQRWNKDNEILSSLPLQMSLYFNVYFFPFWWLSTVVTLHLKYPVLSDYYKFILVTVMILASLIEVIRLYLGYMGNLQEKVPELAGFWLLTLLLQLPIILFLLFNEGLKIQPLERAVHIVFALFLAFQVIAAFFTLKRMVNKLAVHFRLNNRLEEHPVPDFYSLGKEERAVSVAGRGPGAGWGSPTAGLRS; this is translated from the exons ATGTGGCTGGACTGGAAACAGGGATGCCAGAGATGGAACAAAG ACAATGAAATACTTTCCAGTTTACCACTGCAGATGTCCCTCTATTTCAACGTTTATTTCTTCCCATTTTGGTGGCTCAGCACCGTTGTCACACTCCATCTAAAG TATCCAGTCTTGTCAGATTACTATAAGTTCATCCTGGTCACAGTCATGATCCTAGCCTCTCTAATAGAGGTCATTCGACTCTACCTGGGATACATGGGCAATCTGCAGGAGAAG GTTCCTGAGCTGGCTGGGTTTTGGCtcctgactctcctcctgcagttGCCTATAATTCTCTTCCTCCTATTTAATGAAGGTCTGAAAATTCAGCCACTGGAGCGAGCAGTCCATATTGTCTTTGCCCTCTTCCTTGCCTTCCAAGTCATTGCAGCCTTTTTCACCCTGAAAAGAATGGTGAACAAACTGGCAGTTCACTTCCGCCTTAATAACCGCCTGGAGGAACATCCTGTGCCTGATTTTTACAGCCTGGGTAAAGAGGAGAGAGCAGTTTCAGTGGCTGGTAGGGgccctggtgctggctggggatCACCCACTGCAGGCCTGAGAAGCTAA